One stretch of Zingiber officinale cultivar Zhangliang chromosome 6B, Zo_v1.1, whole genome shotgun sequence DNA includes these proteins:
- the LOC121991052 gene encoding miraculin-like — MASAFAPTIGITSSPAVAVVEASLFGRSARRKTSGGCSLLAMVQEGSKVDSSLPVIFLPVSDGTEFVNTSTNLNVQFITETICLKSTIWQVNNASEPQYLIFGRRKREPGSYFKLEEYSGGDYKFIHYLTNRDVGLFLDGGKR; from the coding sequence ATGGCAAGTGCCTTCGCCCCAACCATCGGTATTACGTCCTCTCCCGCGGTGGCGGTGGTGGAGGCCTCACTCTTTGGGCGCTCGGCTCGAAGAAAGACGAGTGGTGGATGCTCTCTGCTGGCAATGGTCCAAGAGGGCTCTAAGGTCGATTCCAGCCTCCCGGTGATCTTCTTGCCGGTGTCAGACGGCACCGAGTTTGTCAATACATCCACGAACCTCAACGTTCAGTTCATCACAGAAACTATCTGTTTGAAGTCAACCATTTGGCAGGTCAACAACGCGTCAGAACCGCAGTATCTTATTTTCGGGAGGCGCAAAAGGGAGCCCGGGAGTTACTTTAAACTCGAGGAGTACAGTGGAGGAGACTACAAGTTTATCCATTACCTGACTAACCGTGATGTGGGGCTTTTCCTAGATGGAGGGAAGAGATGA